Part of the Methanomicrobia archaeon genome, AATCCTCCTTTACAGAAAAAGAAAGAAAAGAGGACTCATAAAAACGAATACATCGATGTGTAACCTTTTTTGGTTTACTTAACATATCCTTAATTAATTCTGATACATATTAAAATTTCGTCCGATCGTATCTTTATTCCCCTATCCTCCTAGAGCAAGTCTACCCACTCATCAGTAACAACCGGGGGCGGCGGGCGGATCCAACGCCCACAACCAGATGGATCTCGGAAAACCAACTTTTATATCCTTCCATGCAGCCTATAAATTAGGTTTTATCTGATCTGCGTTCTCACTTATGTTATTCTTTTTTCTTTTGACCGCTTTCAGATACATAGAGCACAAACCACCCATGCACGAGATCCGCACAATACTGGCACTCGGATTTTCCGTCCGGCACATTGTCTGCTCAGGCAATCGAGCGGGCTACGAGATGTACGCCGCAGATGCCTTCGGCGACGTTGATACGAGACGCTGTGCCCGCGAATATTATCCGTTAGACCCGTTCCAGCTTCACGATGGACTCAAAGACCTTAAAGAAGTGATACGTCATGTCGATGGCGTGATCATAGGATCAGGCTTCGAGAGCGCGGATTTCAGCTTCTTGCACGAAGAGGATCAGGCGAAGATTTTGGGGAATGCACCGGCGAAGACGAACGAGATATCGAATAAGGCGTGGTTCGCAGCGCGATTAGACGAGTTAAGCATTCCGCACCCCTGTACGTACACCGGTAGCGCGTTAGCAGAACTGGTAGAAGCGGGGAAGCGCATACCGCTCCGTTATCCCGTCGTGGCGAAGCCCGCTTATGGCGGTGGCGGAACGGCGAATTTCATTTGTAAAAACGAACAGGAGCTGATTCGCGGGATTAAGGAACTGCCGGACTTTATATATCAGGACTTTATTAAGGGGCAGCACGCTTCGGTTTCTGTTCTGCTGTCAAAACGAGCGGCCGTTGCGATAAGTGTGAACGAGCAGTTGCTCGGTTTGGATACGCTCTCGGCGCCCGGGCCTTTTGTGTATTGCGGGAACATCGCGCCGTTTGTCACTCAATTCGCGGATCGGCTCTGTGAGCTTGCCGAGGATTTAACGCGTGAATTGGGCTTGATAGGCTCGAACGGTGTGGATTTCGTCGTTACTGATAAGGGGCCGGTCGTTATAGAAGTGAATGCGCGGCTGCAAGGGAGCCTGGACGCGGTGGAGCTCTCTACTGGGTTGAATATGGCAGATGCGCACGTGAATGCGGTAAGAGGCGCGTTACCGGAGCGAGTGCCACCGAAACGATACGCGGTGAAGGCGATCGTGTTCGCTCAGCACGAAGGGGTTGTAACGAGCTATTTGAGTTTAGAAGGAGAAGGAGGAATTGTGGATATTCCGGAGAAGGGAAGAATCATGAAGCAAGGAGAGCCGGTAGCCACCGCGATCGGCGTGGGTGACACCAGAGCGAATGCGTGCGCTAACGCGATGCGAAACGTCGAACATATAAAGCAGGGGTTCGATAGCGTTCATCC contains:
- a CDS encoding ATP-grasp domain-containing protein — protein: MHEIRTILALGFSVRHIVCSGNRAGYEMYAADAFGDVDTRRCAREYYPLDPFQLHDGLKDLKEVIRHVDGVIIGSGFESADFSFLHEEDQAKILGNAPAKTNEISNKAWFAARLDELSIPHPCTYTGSALAELVEAGKRIPLRYPVVAKPAYGGGGTANFICKNEQELIRGIKELPDFIYQDFIKGQHASVSVLLSKRAAVAISVNEQLLGLDTLSAPGPFVYCGNIAPFVTQFADRLCELAEDLTRELGLIGSNGVDFVVTDKGPVVIEVNARLQGSLDAVELSTGLNMADAHVNAVRGALPERVPPKRYAVKAIVFAQHEGVVTSYLSLEGEGGIVDIPEKGRIMKQGEPVATAIGVGDTRANACANAMRNVEHIKQGFDSVHPRPESRRVNVT